One window of Bacteroidota bacterium genomic DNA carries:
- a CDS encoding T9SS type A sorting domain-containing protein, protein KEITINSNIEVLDYNLISMNGKRLKAQINKINTHKYSINQNLPTGVYIIQFFSENKILTEKIFIH, encoded by the coding sequence AAAGAAATAACTATTAATAGCAATATTGAAGTACTTGATTATAACTTAATATCAATGAACGGAAAAAGACTTAAAGCCCAAATTAACAAAATAAATACTCACAAATACTCAATTAATCAAAACCTACCAACCGGAGTATATATCATTCAGTTCTTTAGTGAAAATAAAATTTTAACAGAAAAAATATTTATTCATTAA
- a CDS encoding phosphotransferase produces the protein MQDAGCKMQDAGCKMQDARCRMQDAGCKMQDARCRIQDAGA, from the coding sequence ATGCAAGATGCAGGATGCAAGATGCAGGATGCAGGATGCAAGATGCAGGATGCAAGATGCAGGATGCAAGATGCAGGATGCAAGATGCAGGATGCAAGATGCAGGATACAAGATGCAGGTGCATAA